Proteins co-encoded in one Candidatus Nitrosacidococcus tergens genomic window:
- a CDS encoding DsrE family protein: MNHKLSIALLCLLFTYQNAIAEDSVWQTPAIEGVGKIHPLPHATHQPSKNQTYKVVFWLTKGSDDPKKMNFALDSVARAINLYASAGVSSNQLKFTVVVSGSTTDAVLNDTHYKEKYGVDNPNSPLIKKLIEAGVELLACGQAVATHGYQNNWLNPQVKVALSAMTTSIELQQQGYALVTF; encoded by the coding sequence ATGAACCATAAATTATCTATTGCTCTATTATGCCTGTTATTTACTTACCAAAACGCTATTGCAGAGGATAGTGTTTGGCAAACTCCTGCTATTGAAGGAGTTGGTAAAATACATCCTCTACCCCATGCTACTCACCAACCAAGTAAAAACCAAACCTACAAAGTTGTATTTTGGCTAACCAAAGGAAGTGATGATCCTAAAAAAATGAATTTTGCCTTGGATAGTGTAGCCAGAGCAATTAATTTATATGCCAGTGCAGGCGTATCCTCAAATCAACTTAAATTTACTGTAGTCGTTTCGGGTTCTACTACCGATGCAGTGTTGAATGATACTCATTACAAAGAAAAATATGGGGTAGATAATCCAAACTCACCACTTATTAAAAAGCTAATCGAGGCAGGAGTGGAGTTACTTGCTTGTGGTCAAGCAGTGGCAACTCATGGTTATCAAAATAATTGGCTTAATCCTCAAGTGAAAGTAGCTCTATCTGCCATGACCACCAGTATTGAATTGCAACAACAAGGCTATGCTTTAGTTACTTTTTAA
- a CDS encoding 5'-methylthioadenosine/S-adenosylhomocysteine nucleosidase family protein, translating to MNKNKLVIENIEYHNPLFVFAIKDEEVGKFQDFPLLFTGVGKINAAYELTKIILKNRPDIILNLGTAGSNVFKPGDVVCCTQFIQRDMDVTALGIEKYQTPFTDEPFLLEHGIQINRLKLGICGTGDSFETAHNTSDYNVLDMEAYPLAFIAKKEQIPFVCIKYITDSAGDNSAQEWNQQLMKAADKLREAVFDR from the coding sequence GTGAATAAAAATAAATTAGTTATTGAAAATATTGAATATCATAATCCCCTATTTGTTTTTGCAATTAAGGATGAAGAGGTAGGGAAATTTCAGGATTTCCCTTTGTTGTTCACTGGAGTAGGAAAAATTAATGCAGCCTATGAATTAACTAAAATAATTTTGAAAAATAGGCCAGATATTATCCTCAATTTAGGTACAGCAGGAAGTAATGTTTTTAAACCAGGAGATGTAGTGTGTTGTACTCAATTTATTCAAAGAGATATGGATGTCACTGCTCTTGGTATCGAAAAATATCAAACCCCATTTACTGATGAACCTTTCTTATTAGAACATGGTATTCAAATTAATAGATTAAAATTAGGTATTTGTGGAACAGGTGATTCATTTGAGACAGCTCACAATACGTCAGATTATAATGTATTAGATATGGAAGCTTATCCATTGGCTTTCATTGCCAAAAAAGAGCAAATCCCTTTTGTTTGTATTAAATATATTACGGATAGTGCAGGCGATAATTCTGCTCAAGAATGGAATCAACAATTAATGAAAGCAGCAGATAAATTAAGAGAGGCGGTATTTGATAGATAA